One part of the Glycine max cultivar Williams 82 chromosome 14, Glycine_max_v4.0, whole genome shotgun sequence genome encodes these proteins:
- the LOC100820246 gene encoding cytosolic Fe-S cluster assembly factor NBP35, translating into MENADIPENANEHCPGPQSESAGKSDACEGCPNQQICATAPKGPDPDLVAIAERMATVKHKILVLSGKGGVGKSTFSAQLAFALAARDFQVGLLDVDICGPSIPKMLGLEGQEIHQSNLGWSPVYVESNLGVMSVGFMLPNPDEAVIWRGPRKNGLIKQFLKDVYWGELDFLIVDAPPGTSDEHISLVQCLDATGIDGAIIVTTPQQISLIDVRKEVNFCKKVGVKVLGVVENMSGLCLPITDFKFMKLTDNGEQKDVTQWVWEYMREKAPEMLNLLACTEVFDSSGGGAVKMCNDMGVTFLGKVPLDPQLCKAAEEGSSCFAKKDCVVSAPALKKIIEQLIETNGWSMLLSNGV; encoded by the exons ATGGAGAATGCAGACATCCCTGAGAATGCCAACGAGC ATTGCCCAGGTCCTCAGTCTGAATCTGCTGGAAAATCCGATGCATGTGAAGGGTGCCCGAATCAGCAAATTTGTGCCACTGCCCCCAAAGGCCCTGACCCTG ATCTGGTTGCCATTGCAGAAAGAATGGCTACTGTGAAACATAAGATATTGGTCTTATCAGGAAAAGGGGGAGTTGGCAAGAGCACGTTCTCTGCCCAGCTGGCATTTGCTTTAGCAGCAAGGGATTTTCAGGTAGGTCTTCTTGACGTTGATATCTGTGGTCCAAGCATTCCAAAGATGCTTGGCCTAGAAGGTCAAGAGATACATCAGAGCAACCTTGGTTGGTCCCCTGTCTATGTGGAGTCCAACCTTGGGGTCATGTCAGTTGGGTTCATGCTTCCCAATCCAGATGAAGCTGTTATATGGAGAGGTCCTCGCAAAAATGGACTTATCAAGCAGTTTCTAAAAGATGTCTACTGGGGTGAACTTGATTTTCTAATTGTGGATGCTCCACCGGGAACCTCAGATGAACACATTTCCCTTGTTCAATGCCTTGATGCCACTGGAATAGATGGTGCAATCATAGTCACTACTCCTCAACAAATCTCTCTTATTGATGTGAGAAAAGAAGTGAATTTTTGCAAGAAAGTTGGCGTGAAAGTTCTTGGGGTTGTAGAGAATATGAGTGGCCTGTGCCTGCCCATCACAGATTTCAAGTTTATGAAGTTGACTGATAATGGTGAGCAGAAAGATGTTACACAGTGGGTTTGGGAATACATGAGAGAAAAAGCGCCAGAAATGCTGAATTTGCTTGCTTGCACTGAAGTATTTGATAGTAGTGGTGGTGGAGCAGTGAAAATGTGCAATGATATGGGGGTAACCTTTCTTGGTAAAGTTCCTTTAGATCCACAGCTTTGTAAGGCAGCTGAAGAGGGTTCATCCTGCTTTGCTAAAAAAGATTGCGTTGTTAGTGCTCCAGCGTTAAAGAAGATTATAGAGCAGCTGATTGAAACTAATGGGTGGTCAATGTTATTAAGCAATGGAGTGTAG
- the LOC100780864 gene encoding zinc transporter 4, chloroplastic → MPRFRGIAIPLVGKSRRFLLSDADVFAAAKAFAAGVILATGFVHMLRDSWDALKDPCLGTDSRAWAKFPFTGFFAMVSTLFTLFVDFVATEYYEYREARGRVEHGKVVDYEGSDEATLLETDSHSHHRDDVENTVVRHVVVSQVLELGIVSHSMIIGLSLGVSQSPCTMKALIVALSFHQFFEGFVLGGCISQTQFKTLSATIMSCFFALTTPLGVASVFNPYSPGALITEGILDSLSAGILVYMALVDLIAADFLSKKMPCNFRLQIICYCLLFLGAGLMSSLAIWA, encoded by the exons ATGCCGCGGTTCAGGGGAATCGCGATCCCACTGGTTGGAAAATCGCGGCGGTTTCTGCTGTCGGACGCCGACGTTTTCGCGGCGGCGAAGGCGTTCGCGGCGGGGGTGATTTTGGCGACGGGGTTCGTGCACATGCTGAGGGACTCGTGGGATGCGCTTAAGGATCCGTGCTTGGGGACAGACTCGCGCGCGTGGGCGAAGTTTCCCTTCACCGGTTTCTTCGCCATGGTGTCGACGTTGTTCACTCTTTTCGTTGACTTTGTGGCGACGGAATATTACGAGTACAGAGAGGCGCGTGGACGCGTGGAGCATGGGAAGGTTGTTGATTATGAGGGTAGTGACGAGGCGACGTTGTTGGAAAC AGACTCCCACTCTCACCACCGCGATGATGTGGAAAATACTGTTGTTCGTCACGTCGTCGTTTCACAG GTATTGGAACTTGGGATTGTATCACATTCGATGATAATTGGGTTATCTCTAGGAGTTTCACAAAGCCCTTGTACCATGAAAGCCCTGATTGTGGCATTATCCTTCCATCAGTTCTTTGAGGGATTTGTACTAGGTGGTTGCATCTCCCAAACTCAATTCAAAACCTTATCAGCAACAATAATGTCATGTTTTTTTGCACTAACAACGCCACTTGGTGTTGCTTCAGTTTTTAACCCTTACAGTCCAGGAGCACTCATCACTGAAGGCATCTTGGACTCCTTATCAGCTGGGATTTTAGTGTATATGGCTTTAGTGGACTTAATAGCTGCAGATTTTCTTAGCAAGAAAATGCCTTGTAACTTTAGGCTTCAGATAATATGTTACTGTCTGCTTTTCCTTGGGGCTGGATTGATGTCTTCCCTCGCAATTTGGGCATGA